A window of the Lolium perenne isolate Kyuss_39 chromosome 7, Kyuss_2.0, whole genome shotgun sequence genome harbors these coding sequences:
- the LOC127317210 gene encoding CO(2)-response secreted protease, with product MWLPLCFVAALLLAVPGGGQGERSDVYVVYMGAVPPRTSPSFLQETHLRLVGSILKRGKVARNVVVQQYKHSFSGFAARLSKDEAAALRHKPGVVSVFADPVYQLHTTRSWDFLQQTDVKIDSAQRYSAKPAASSAPTMDTIIGLLDSGIWPESPSFEDTGFGPVPSRWKGVCMAGDDFNSSNCNKKLIGARYYDLGEVNGAGTRSSSNSPRDEAGHGTHTSSTAAGNAVTGASYYGLASGTAKGGSAASRLAMYRVCSDEGCAGSAILAGFDDAIGDGVDVISVSLGASPFFNPDFSEDPIAIGSFHAVAKGVMVVCSAGNSGPDPSTVVNAAPWIMTVAATTIDRDFESDVVLGGNRSAVKGGAINFSNLDKSPKYPLITGASAKSSSASRIESASHCEPGTLDASKIKGKIVLCNHSQSDTSKMVKVEELQSAGAVGSILVNDAERSVTTAYLDFPVTEVTSEAAADLYKYISSTSEPVATITPSITVTELKPAPVVVYFSSRGPSAQTGNILKPDVAAPGVNILASWIPTSSLPAGQKQPSQFNLISGTSMACPHVAGAAATVKAWNPTWSPAAIRSAIMTTATQQNNNKAAMTTDSGTVATPFDYGAGQVNPTGALDPGLVYDLAADDYLHFLCNYGYGASQIKLITSPAAGFSCAGNASKDLISDLNYPSIAVTGLGAAASRTVTREVTNVGAQEDAAYTVAVSAPDGLDVKVVPSKLEFTNTVKKLSFQVTFSSKNAPPAKSALTGSITWSDGKHIVRSPFAISN from the exons ATGTGGTTGCCGCTCTGCTTCGTCGCCGCCCTTCTTCTCGCCGTCCCCGGAGGAGGCCAGGGCGAGAGGAGCGACGTGTACGTGGTGTACATGGGCGCCGTGCCGCCGCGAACCTCGCCCAGCTTCCTCCAGGAGACCCACCTCCGTCTCGTTGGCTCCATCCTAAAGAG GGGAAAAGTGGCACGGAACGTTGTGGTGCAGCAGTACAAGCACAGTTTCTCAGGGTTCGCGGCGCGGTTGTCCAAGGACGAGGCCGCCGCGCTTAGACATAAGCCCGGCGTGGTCTCTGTGTTCGCCGACCCGGTGTACCAACTCCACACCACGAGGTCGTGGGATTTCCTCCAACAAACGGATGTGAAGATCGACTCGGCTCAACGTTACTCGGCCAAACCCGCGGCATCATCAGCACCCACCATGGACACCATCATCGGTCTCCTAGACTCCGGCATCTGGCCCGAGTCGCCCAGCTTTGAGGACACCGGCTTCGGACCTGTCCCGAGCAGATGGAAGGGGGTGTGCATGGCTGGGGATGACTTCAACTCCTCCAACTGCAATAA GAAGCTGATCGGAGCAAGGTATTACGATCTTGGTGAAGTAAATGGCGCCGGAACCCGGAGCAGCAGCAACTCGCCGCGGGACGAGGCCGGCCACGGGACGCACACCTCATCCACGGCAGCGGGGAACGCAGTCACCGGTGCATCGTATTACGGCCTGGCTTCAGGGACGGCAAAGGGGGGATCCGCCGCGTCACGGTTGGCGATGTACCGAGTTTGCTCCGACGAGGGCTGCGCCGGATCGGCTATCCTCGCCGGCTTCGACGATGCTATAGGCGACGGTGTAGATGTCATCTCGGTTTCACTTGGCGCGTCGCCCTTCTTCAACCCAGATTTCTCGGAGGACCCAATCGCCATTGGTTCGTTCCATGCCGTGGCAAAgggtgtcatggtggtgtgctCGGCGGGTAACTCTGGGCCGGACCCCTCCACGGTGGTGAACGCGGCACCATGGATTATGACGGTCGCGGCAACGACCATAGACCGCGACTTCGAGTCGGATGTCGTGTTGGGTGGAAATCGCAGCGCTGTCAAA GGGGGAGCTATAAACTTCTCCAACTTAGACAAATCCCCGAAATACCCGTTGATCACAGGTGCATCAGCAAAGTCTAGTTCTGCTTCTCGTATTGAGTCAGCAAG TCACTGCGAACCCGGAACTCTGGACGCCAGCAAGATCAAAGGCAAGATCGTTTTGTGCAACCACTCGCAGAGTGACACGTCAAAGATGGTGAAGGTCGAAGAGCTCCAGAGTGCCGGGGCGGTGGGATCCATATTGGTGAACGATGCCGAGAGGTCGGTCACAACTGCCTACCTCGATTTCCCGGTAACTGAAGTCACGTCTGAGGCCGCGGCGGACCTTTACAAGTACATTTCCTCCACAAG TGAACCTGTCGCGACGATCACGCCGAGTATTACCGTGACAGAGCTCAAGCCGGCACCCGTCGTGGTCTACTTCTCGTCTAGGGGCCCGTCGGCACAAACGGGGAACATCCTCAAG CCGGACGTGGCTGCCCCGGGGGTGAACATCCTTGCGTCCTGGATTCCAACGTCGTCACTTCCGGCCGGCCAGAAGCAGCCATCgcagttcaacctcatctccgggACATCAATGGCCTGCCCTCACGTCGCCGGGGCTGCGGCCACCGTCAAGGCCTGGAACCCGACGTGGAGCCCGGCAGCCATCCGGTCAGCCATCATGACAACAG CCACTCAGCAGAACAACAACAAGGCTGCTATGACGACCGACTCGGGGACGGTGGCAACGCCGTTCGACTACGGCGCAGGGCAGGTGAACCCAACCGGCGCGCTGGACCCCGGGCTGGTGTACGACCTCGCCGCAGACGACTACCTGCACTTCCTCTGCAACTACGGCTACGGAGCGTCCCAGATCAAGCTCATCACCTCCCCTGCCGCCGGCTTCAGCTGTGCCGGCAACGCCAGCAAGGACCTCATCTCCGACCTGAACTACCCTTCAATCGCCGTCACGGGGCTAGGCGCCGCCGCCAGCAGGACGGTAACCCGCGAAGTCACAAACGTCGGAGCACAGGAAGACGCTGCCTACACCGTGGCCGTCAGCGCGCCCGACGGTCTAGATGTGAAGGTCGTGCCGAGCAAGCTCGAGTTCACCAACACCGTGAAGAAACTGTCTTTCCAGGTCACTTTCTCCTCCAAGAACGCACCACCAGCTAAAAGCGCCCTGACAGGATCCATAACGTGGTCAGATGGAAAGCATATAGTTCGTAGCCCGTTCGCAATCAGCAACTGA